One part of the Rutidosis leptorrhynchoides isolate AG116_Rl617_1_P2 chromosome 1, CSIRO_AGI_Rlap_v1, whole genome shotgun sequence genome encodes these proteins:
- the LOC139859647 gene encoding ferredoxin--NADP reductase, root-type isozyme, chloroplastic-like translates to MAAVHCGLGFQGSIAAPANGDTPLQKTIFKTQKISFSYKPWMTFSPLELKTKNTWSRCQSIIAMSTSQTVSGTKVSVAPLALEDAKEPPLNTYKPKEPYTATIVSVDRLVGPKAPGETCHIVIDHGGNMPYWEGQSYGVIPPGENPKKPGAPHNVRLYSIASTRYGDSFDGKTASLCVRRAVYYDPETGKEDPSKNGLCSNFLCNSKPGDQIKITGPSGKIMLLPEDDPNATHIMIATGTGVAPYRGYLRRMFMESVPKYKFNGLAWLFLGVANSDSLLYDDEFSKYLKDYPDNFRFDRALSREQTNKNGGKMYVQDKIEEYSDEVFKMLDEGAHIYFCGLKGMMPGIQDTLKRVAEGRGESWEAKLSQLKKNKQWHVEVY, encoded by the exons ATGGCTGCTGTACATTGTGGTTTAGGTTTTCAG GGATCAATCGCTGCCCCTGCTAATGGCGACACCCCACTTCAGAAAACAATTTTCAAG ACCCAGAAGATAAGTTTTTCTTATAAACCATGGATGACTTTTTCACCTTTAGAGCTGAAAACGAAGAATACATGGTCAAGATGTCAATCCATAATTGCTATGTCAACTTCACAAACCGTTAGTGGTACTAAGGTTTCAGTTGCACCATTAGCACTTGAAGATGCAAAAGAGCCTCCTCTGAACACATACAAGCCCAAGGAACCGTACACTGCAACCATTGTCTCTGTGGATAGGCTTGTAGGCCCAAAAGCTCCCGGAGAGACTTGCCATATTGTGATTGATCATGGTGGTAATATGCCATATTGGGAAGGACAAAGTTATGGTGTGATTCCTCCT GGTGAGAACCCGAAGAAACCTGGGGCCCCTCATAATGTCCGTCTTTATTCAATAGCTTCAACCAGATATGGTGACTCATTCGATGGTAAGACTGCTAGTTTGTGTGTTCGACGTGCTGTCTATTATGATCCCGAGACCGGAAAAGAAGATCCTTCCAAAAACGGCTTGTGCAGTAACTTCCTTTGCAACTCAAAGCCTGGGGACCAAATTAAAATTACAG GTCCATCTGGAAAAATTATGCTTTTGCCTGAAGATGACCCAAACGCCACCCACATCATGATCGCTACTGGTACAGGTGTGGCTCCATACAGGGGCTACCTCAGGCGCATGTTCATGGAATCTGTCCCCAAGTATAAGTTCAATGGTCTAGCTTGGCTATTTTTGGGGGTAGCCAATAGTGACAGTCTTCTGTATGACGATGAATTCAGCAAGTATCTGAAAGATTACCCTGATAACTTCAGATTCGACCGAGCTCTTAGCAGAGAACAAACGAATAAGAACGGAGGGAAAATGTACGTTCAAGATAAAATCGAAGAATATAGTGATGAAGTGTTCAAAATGTTGGATGAAGGAGCGCATATTTATTTTTGCGGGCTTAAAGGGATGATGCCCGGGATTCAAGATACACTTAAAAGGGTTGCAGAGGGAAGAGGGGAAAGCTGGGAAGCTAAACTTTCTCAACTGAAGAAGAACAAGCAATGGCATGTTGAAGTTTATTGA